One segment of Gopherus flavomarginatus isolate rGopFla2 chromosome 8, rGopFla2.mat.asm, whole genome shotgun sequence DNA contains the following:
- the SPRY3 gene encoding protein sprouty homolog 3, with amino-acid sequence MDLPAEDFQQVLSIDQICSIRASNDYVERPAISFKQTQSNLSLSHQAHKQEWSQDCLVSSTFQDLHRSHSHHHQMSALQQHLSHSSTTSSVSHSTTTSDQRLLSGVTPSHSGHSLIRTQPRAGDLKPEEPLKGVVEKATLHSGHLFICEECGRCKCARCTAARSLPSCWVCNQRCLCSPESLIDYGTCLCCVKGLFYHCSTDDEDTCADDPCSCGSGSCCARWAAMSFLSLLMPCLCCYFPTLGCLKLCQQGYDSLKRPGCRCQNHTNTVCRKISSSSGTPFPKTLDKPV; translated from the coding sequence ATGGATCTGCCTGCTGAGGACTTCCAACAAGTCCTCTCCATTGACCAGATCTGCTCCATCCGTGCCAGCAATGACTATGTGGAGAGACCCGCCATCTCCTTCAAGCAAACTCAGTCCAACCTATCCCTCTCACATCAGGCCCACAAGCAAGAGTGGTCTCAGGACTGCCTGGTGTCTTCCACCTTCCAGGACCTGCACCGTAGCCACAGCCACCACCACCAGATGTCGGCCTTGCAGCAGCACCTGAGTCATTCCAGCACTACCAGCTCTGTGTCTCACAGCACCACCACCTCGGATCAGCGGCTGCTGAGTGGGGTCACACCCTCACATTCTGGGCACTCCCTCATCCGGACGCAGCCCAGAGCAGGCGACCTGAAGCCTGAGGAACCACTGAAGGGTGTGGTGGAGAAGGCCACCCTCCATTCTGGACACCTCTTCATCTGCGAGGAGTGTGGACGTTGCAAGTGTGCCCGCTGCACAGCTGCCCGCAGCTTGCCCTCCTGCTGGGTCTGCAACCAGCGCTGCCTCTGCTCCCCAGAGAGTCTCATCGACTATGGGACTTGCCTGTGCTGTGTCAAGGGTCTCTTCTATCACTGCTCCACTGACGATGAGGACACCTGTGCTGATGACCCCTGCTCCTGTGGCTCGGGGTCCTGCTGCGCACGCTGGGCTGCTATGAgcttcctctctctcctcatgccctgcctctgctgctaTTTCCCTACGCTGGGATGCCTCAAACTTTGCCAGCAGGGCTACGATAGTCTGAAACGTCCGGGCTGCCGCTGCCAGAACCACACCAACACAGTCTGCAGGAAGATCTCCTCCTCGAGTGGCACGCCTTTCCCTAAGACTCTGGATAAGCCGGTATGA